Proteins from a genomic interval of Stenotrophomonas sp. 24(2023):
- a CDS encoding acyl-CoA desaturase: MTRATDRALSPSELKAFGEELDAIRDRVLSERGAADTRYIRRVAAAVRWSGVLGRALLFLGAFSPLFWSPLLWPACVAGTLLLGLSKILENMELGHNVMHGQYDWTGDPKLDGNRYEWDIVATGDNWRKTHNFRHHTYTNVRGMDEDIGYGLLRLFPEQRWRPFYLLQPIIAPLFALLFQWGVAIQDLRIGRWLQGRMTGRALWRHTRPVASKMGRQLFKDYVFFPLLAGPFFLPVMLGNLVANGLRNIWTYVIIFCGHFTAESETFPKDCLRHESRGHWYLRQLRGSSNIRGGFVMNVLSGNLSHQIEHHFYPDLPANRYAAIAVQVKEICRRYGQHYNTGTLPRQFGQVVWRILRHAFPSKPQRAPMPDVVPAPANAG; this comes from the coding sequence ATGACCCGCGCTACCGACCGTGCCCTGAGCCCGAGCGAACTGAAGGCCTTCGGCGAAGAGCTGGACGCGATCCGTGACCGCGTGCTGAGCGAACGCGGCGCAGCCGATACCCGCTACATCCGCCGCGTGGCCGCCGCCGTGCGCTGGTCCGGCGTGCTGGGCCGTGCGCTGCTGTTCCTGGGGGCGTTCTCGCCCCTGTTCTGGTCGCCGCTGCTGTGGCCGGCCTGCGTTGCCGGCACGCTGCTGCTGGGGTTGTCCAAGATCCTGGAGAACATGGAGCTGGGCCACAACGTGATGCACGGCCAGTACGACTGGACCGGCGACCCGAAGCTGGACGGCAACCGCTACGAGTGGGACATCGTCGCCACCGGTGACAACTGGCGCAAGACGCATAATTTCCGCCACCACACCTATACCAACGTGCGTGGCATGGACGAGGACATCGGCTACGGCCTGCTGCGCTTGTTCCCGGAACAGCGCTGGCGCCCGTTCTATCTTCTGCAGCCGATCATCGCGCCGCTGTTCGCGCTGCTGTTCCAGTGGGGCGTGGCGATCCAGGACCTGCGCATCGGCCGCTGGCTGCAGGGCCGCATGACCGGGCGTGCGCTGTGGCGTCACACCCGTCCGGTGGCCAGCAAGATGGGCCGCCAGCTGTTCAAGGATTATGTGTTCTTCCCGCTGCTGGCCGGGCCGTTCTTCCTGCCGGTGATGCTGGGCAACCTGGTGGCCAATGGCCTGCGCAACATCTGGACCTACGTCATCATCTTCTGCGGCCATTTCACCGCCGAATCGGAGACCTTCCCGAAGGACTGCCTGCGCCATGAATCGCGTGGCCACTGGTACCTGCGCCAGCTGCGTGGTTCGTCCAACATCCGTGGCGGTTTCGTGATGAACGTGCTGTCGGGCAACCTGAGCCACCAGATCGAGCACCATTTCTACCCGGACCTGCCGGCCAACCGCTATGCGGCCATCGCGGTGCAGGTGAAGGAGATCTGCCGCCGCTACGGCCAGCACTACAACACCGGCACGCTGCCGCGCCAGTTCGGCCAGGTGGTGTGGCGCATCCTGCGCCACGCGTTCCCGTCCAAGCCGCAGCGTGCACCGATGCCGGATGTGGTGCCGGCACCGGCCAACGCCGGGTAA
- a CDS encoding ferredoxin reductase: protein MNAVARPPLLSPRRWLSPALFDFWAGQLNPLWTLREPMARLLRREPAGEGAATLVLRVNRHFAGLRAGQHVTLGVELDGRLYRRSYSPTQVGRRELAITVKAVDGGRISRHLVAHAQPGELFHLDQAFGDFHLPSAAPVLLLAAGSGITPMRSLLREACQRPLAAPVDLFYWERTTAAQQFGDELRALAAGQPNLRVHLLATREGEVPSPRIDTHPLEVAGDDTPLAQRHVLACGPDGFVAAARRRLAHQVAGFQAEAFTPPAAMTGAAAEGEVALTLARSGRQLRVPRGRSLLESLEAEGIKPKHGCRMGICNTCTCAQVSGHSRHLRNGDVQAEPAQQVRICVSAPTTDLTLDL, encoded by the coding sequence ATGAACGCTGTCGCCCGTCCGCCCCTGCTGTCCCCCCGCCGCTGGCTGTCCCCGGCCCTGTTCGATTTCTGGGCCGGACAGCTCAATCCGTTGTGGACGCTGCGCGAGCCGATGGCGCGCCTGCTGCGACGCGAACCGGCCGGGGAGGGCGCGGCCACGCTGGTGCTGCGGGTGAACCGCCACTTCGCCGGCCTGCGCGCGGGCCAGCACGTGACCCTGGGCGTGGAACTGGATGGCCGCCTGTACCGGCGCAGCTACAGCCCGACCCAGGTGGGGCGGCGCGAACTGGCGATCACCGTGAAGGCGGTCGACGGCGGCCGCATCAGCCGGCACCTGGTGGCCCATGCACAACCGGGCGAACTGTTCCATCTGGACCAGGCCTTCGGTGATTTCCATCTGCCCTCGGCCGCGCCGGTGCTGCTGCTGGCCGCCGGCAGCGGCATCACGCCGATGCGCAGCCTGCTGCGCGAGGCCTGCCAGCGCCCGCTGGCCGCACCGGTGGACCTGTTCTACTGGGAGCGCACGACGGCGGCACAGCAGTTCGGTGATGAGCTGCGGGCCCTGGCCGCCGGGCAGCCGAACCTGCGCGTGCACCTGCTGGCTACCCGCGAGGGTGAGGTGCCGTCGCCGCGTATCGACACGCACCCGCTTGAGGTGGCCGGCGATGACACGCCGCTGGCGCAACGCCACGTGCTGGCCTGCGGCCCGGACGGGTTCGTGGCGGCCGCGCGCCGCCGCCTGGCGCACCAGGTGGCCGGTTTCCAGGCCGAAGCCTTCACCCCGCCGGCGGCGATGACCGGTGCCGCCGCCGAAGGCGAGGTGGCGCTGACCCTGGCCCGCAGTGGTCGCCAGCTGCGTGTGCCGCGTGGCCGCAGCCTGCTGGAAAGCCTGGAAGCGGAGGGCATCAAGCCGAAGCATGGCTGCCGCATGGGCATCTGCAATACCTGCACCTGCGCGCAGGTCAGCGGCCACAGCCGCCACCTGCGCAACGGCGACGTCCAGGCCGAACCTGCGCAGCAGGTGCGGATCTGCGTGAGCGCGCCGACCACCGACCTGACCCTGGATCTCTGA
- the fabR gene encoding HTH-type transcriptional repressor FabR, with amino-acid sequence MPATALPPTEDASSPARRSVSREDLLAAALKLIGPHRSLSTLSLREVAREAGIAPNSFYRQFRDMDELAVALIDLAGSSLRTIIGQARQRATSTATSVVRVSVETFIEQLRADDKLLHVLLREGAVGSDDFKHAVERELHYFEEELQHDLVRLAALDGAVLYKPELVSKAITRLVFAMGASAMDLPPEKDPELVTEISTMIRMIIVGARTPAAFRRG; translated from the coding sequence ATGCCCGCCACCGCCCTGCCGCCGACCGAAGATGCCAGCAGCCCTGCCCGCCGCTCCGTGAGCCGCGAGGACCTGCTGGCCGCCGCACTGAAGCTGATCGGCCCGCACCGCAGCCTGTCCACGCTCAGCCTGCGTGAAGTGGCGCGTGAAGCCGGCATCGCCCCGAACAGCTTCTACCGGCAGTTCCGCGACATGGACGAACTGGCCGTGGCCCTGATCGACCTGGCCGGCAGTTCGCTGCGCACCATCATCGGCCAGGCCCGGCAGCGCGCCACCTCCACCGCCACCAGCGTGGTGCGCGTGTCGGTGGAAACCTTCATCGAGCAGCTGCGCGCCGACGACAAGCTGCTGCACGTGCTGCTGCGCGAAGGTGCCGTCGGCTCGGACGACTTCAAGCACGCGGTGGAACGCGAGCTGCACTACTTCGAGGAAGAACTGCAGCACGACCTGGTGCGCCTGGCCGCGCTCGATGGCGCCGTGCTGTACAAGCCGGAACTGGTGTCCAAGGCCATCACCCGGCTGGTGTTCGCCATGGGTGCCAGCGCGATGGATCTCCCCCCGGAAAAAGACCCGGAACTGGTGACGGAAATCTCCACGATGATCCGCATGATCATCGTGGGCGCACGCACGCCGGCCGCCTTCCGCCGCGGCTGA
- a CDS encoding class I SAM-dependent methyltransferase: MDTPSPFDQPDVVARYAEGPPRAVPGFHDLQRSTRLLLAEGAGPQARMLVLGAGGGLELKHFAEHQPGWRFLGIDPSLAMLDLARQTLGPLAARVDWHAGTIADAPQVRCEGACSLLTFHFIPPAQRLPTLQAVRARLAPGAPFVLAHLSVPQADAGERQRWLGRYAAFLVDSGLPATQAARAQAQVDAQLHILDPAQEATLLTEAGFRDVATFYQGLAFRGWVAYA, encoded by the coding sequence ATGGACACGCCCTCGCCCTTCGACCAACCCGATGTCGTCGCCCGCTATGCAGAAGGTCCGCCGCGCGCGGTGCCGGGCTTCCATGATCTGCAGCGCAGCACGCGCCTGCTGCTGGCCGAAGGGGCCGGGCCGCAGGCCCGGATGCTGGTGCTGGGTGCTGGCGGCGGGCTGGAACTGAAGCATTTCGCCGAGCATCAGCCGGGCTGGCGCTTCCTGGGCATCGACCCGTCGCTGGCCATGCTCGACCTGGCCCGGCAGACCCTCGGGCCCCTGGCGGCACGGGTCGACTGGCATGCCGGCACCATCGCCGATGCGCCGCAGGTGCGCTGCGAGGGTGCCTGTTCGCTGCTGACCTTCCATTTCATTCCGCCCGCCCAGCGCCTGCCGACGCTGCAGGCGGTACGTGCACGACTGGCGCCCGGCGCGCCCTTCGTGCTGGCCCACCTCAGCGTGCCGCAGGCCGATGCCGGCGAGCGCCAGCGCTGGCTCGGCCGCTACGCCGCCTTCCTGGTCGATTCCGGCCTGCCTGCCACGCAGGCCGCGCGCGCGCAGGCACAGGTGGATGCACAGCTGCATATCCTCGATCCGGCACAGGAAGCCACGCTGCTGACCGAGGCCGGCTTCCGCGATGTCGCCACCTTCTATCAAGGCCTAGCGTTCCGTGGCTGGGTGGCCTACGCCTGA
- a CDS encoding TonB-dependent receptor, which produces MPTLPAVPRHPLALGLAVATLLPLPALAAPPSPTELDRVQVKVTTATRTERLLSDVPIRTEVLRQQDIALRAATDFSRAAELINGLRVESNCQNCNTSEVQLLGLPGAYNQLLFDGIPLLSTLGSVYGLEQIPAGFVDRIEVVKGGGSALYGPGAVAGVINLIPPLPARSGGHVQAGVDVLKGTPQKNVDARVDLVARNADAGLSVVAQRNWNDGIDYNGDGYTEITRKNLKVGGLQAWYAPNPGTRLRLDLQVTDETRRGGNRLDQPEYLANIAESLDTTYRRGSLSWDQEISATADFRLAYAFADIDRDSFYGGLGDVVTDPRAPGYDPAQLDHDVPGSAASRSWRQYGRTTNPLQYLDSQLNWRLGAHALAFGVQYKHEALRDDNRTGNGQRLALLEDARFRNLGAFVQDEWALREDVDLVLGARVDKSSELDNAVFSPRIAAAWQATPRLKWRAGISTGFRAPEIFVEDVHVDTLGGEQIRVRNRPGLKEERALTTLFGFDWRSDPANPVWSWDATASYARIRDTFALGEIQRGDDGQLSQQRYNASGSNVLGMETNLGWQPSPQWRMTAGASWYRSRFREPQRLFDDTGDGGSTVIESRDYLKTPRWTGLAQLTWLPVDAWEAFLAVRHTGRMQVLNNRLGELHATRTFWVTDLGARWHHHLGADAQQEVAVSAGVKNLFDQRQQDLEVGALRDSDYVYGPRFARSWYVNLRYAF; this is translated from the coding sequence ATGCCGACCCTACCCGCTGTTCCCCGCCACCCGCTTGCCCTGGGCCTGGCCGTTGCCACCCTGCTGCCGCTGCCCGCCCTGGCTGCACCGCCCTCGCCTACCGAACTCGACCGGGTGCAGGTCAAGGTGACCACCGCCACCCGTACCGAGCGCCTGCTGTCGGATGTGCCGATCCGCACCGAAGTGCTGCGCCAGCAGGACATCGCGCTGCGTGCGGCCACCGACTTCTCGCGCGCGGCCGAACTGATCAACGGCCTGCGCGTGGAAAGCAACTGCCAGAACTGCAACACCAGCGAAGTGCAGCTGCTGGGCCTGCCCGGCGCGTACAACCAGCTGCTGTTCGATGGCATTCCACTGCTGTCCACGCTGGGCAGCGTGTATGGCCTGGAACAGATCCCAGCCGGCTTCGTCGACCGCATCGAGGTGGTCAAGGGCGGCGGCTCGGCGCTGTACGGTCCCGGTGCCGTCGCCGGAGTCATCAACCTGATCCCGCCGCTGCCGGCGCGCAGCGGTGGCCATGTGCAGGCCGGCGTGGATGTGCTCAAGGGCACGCCGCAGAAGAACGTCGATGCGCGCGTGGACCTGGTCGCACGCAACGCCGATGCCGGCCTGTCGGTCGTCGCCCAGCGCAACTGGAACGATGGCATCGACTACAACGGCGACGGCTATACCGAAATCACCCGCAAGAACCTGAAGGTGGGGGGCCTGCAGGCGTGGTACGCACCGAACCCGGGCACGCGCCTGCGCCTGGACCTGCAGGTCACCGATGAAACCCGCCGCGGCGGCAACCGCCTGGACCAGCCCGAGTACCTGGCCAACATCGCCGAATCGCTGGACACCACCTACCGCCGTGGCAGCCTTTCCTGGGACCAGGAAATCAGCGCCACTGCCGATTTCCGCCTGGCCTATGCCTTCGCCGACATCGACCGCGACAGCTTCTATGGCGGCCTCGGCGACGTGGTGACCGACCCGCGTGCGCCCGGCTACGACCCCGCCCAGCTCGACCACGACGTGCCCGGCAGCGCGGCCTCACGCTCCTGGCGCCAGTACGGCCGCACCACCAACCCGCTGCAGTACCTGGACAGCCAGTTGAACTGGCGTCTGGGCGCGCATGCGCTGGCGTTCGGCGTGCAGTACAAGCACGAGGCGCTGCGCGATGACAACCGCACCGGCAACGGCCAGCGCCTGGCCCTCCTCGAAGACGCCCGCTTCCGCAACCTTGGTGCCTTCGTGCAGGACGAATGGGCGCTGCGCGAGGATGTCGACCTGGTGCTGGGCGCGCGCGTGGACAAGAGTTCGGAACTGGACAACGCGGTGTTCTCCCCGCGCATTGCCGCCGCCTGGCAGGCCACGCCGCGGCTGAAGTGGCGCGCCGGCATCTCCACAGGCTTCCGCGCGCCGGAAATCTTCGTCGAGGACGTGCACGTCGATACGCTGGGCGGCGAGCAGATCCGCGTACGCAACCGGCCCGGCCTGAAGGAGGAGCGGGCGCTGACCACGCTGTTCGGCTTCGACTGGCGCTCGGACCCGGCCAATCCGGTGTGGAGTTGGGATGCCACCGCGTCCTACGCGCGCATCCGCGACACCTTCGCACTGGGCGAAATCCAGCGCGGCGATGACGGGCAGTTGAGCCAGCAACGCTACAACGCCTCGGGCTCGAACGTGCTGGGCATGGAAACCAACCTGGGCTGGCAGCCTTCGCCGCAGTGGCGCATGACCGCCGGTGCATCGTGGTACCGCTCGCGCTTCCGCGAACCGCAGCGCCTCTTCGATGACACCGGCGATGGCGGCAGCACCGTGATCGAAAGCCGCGATTACCTGAAGACCCCGCGCTGGACCGGCCTGGCCCAGCTGACCTGGCTGCCGGTCGATGCCTGGGAGGCCTTCCTGGCTGTGCGCCACACCGGCCGCATGCAGGTGCTGAACAATCGCCTGGGTGAGCTGCATGCCACGCGCACGTTCTGGGTGACCGACCTTGGCGCCCGCTGGCATCACCACCTGGGGGCGGATGCGCAGCAGGAAGTGGCCGTCTCGGCCGGGGTCAAGAACCTGTTCGACCAGCGCCAGCAGGATCTGGAAGTGGGCGCGCTGCGTGACAGCGACTACGTCTACGGGCCACGCTTCGCGCGCTCGTGGTACGTGAACCTGCGCTATGCGTTCTGA
- a CDS encoding thioredoxin-like domain-containing protein: MRSEWLLALALLLTMPASAADTLHAQVSASLMQPAERTLEPMQWPRPPRLLALYVGANWCGPCHAFMPTLRALRDALREAGADTEVVYISQDESEAALRRYMHQQQMPWPVLDPRRAARMPQLQALAGPAPPNLVLIDAQGNVLANGWHGRRYDGLQPVLKEWWKRACAQEGARCAATPP, translated from the coding sequence ATGCGTTCTGAGTGGCTGCTGGCACTGGCCCTGCTGCTGACCATGCCGGCATCGGCGGCCGACACCCTGCACGCGCAGGTGTCGGCCTCGCTGATGCAGCCGGCGGAACGCACGCTCGAACCGATGCAGTGGCCGCGCCCGCCGCGCCTGCTGGCACTGTATGTCGGCGCCAACTGGTGCGGGCCCTGCCATGCCTTCATGCCGACCCTGCGCGCGCTACGCGACGCCCTGCGCGAGGCCGGTGCCGATACCGAAGTGGTCTACATCAGCCAGGACGAAAGCGAAGCCGCGCTGCGTCGTTACATGCACCAGCAGCAGATGCCCTGGCCGGTACTGGACCCACGCCGTGCGGCGCGCATGCCGCAACTGCAGGCACTGGCCGGGCCGGCGCCGCCGAACCTGGTGCTGATCGATGCGCAGGGCAACGTGCTGGCCAACGGCTGGCACGGCCGCCGCTATGACGGCCTGCAACCGGTATTGAAAGAATGGTGGAAGCGGGCCTGCGCGCAGGAAGGCGCACGCTGCGCGGCGACGCCCCCATAG
- the mntR gene encoding manganese-binding transcriptional regulator MntR, producing the protein MVTPDESTSPKGTPLIEAERQVESFRQVREAHRMELVEDYVELISDLLADGGEARQVDIATRLGVAQPTVAKMLRRLARDGWVVQRPYRGVFLTPEGEALAHASRQRHQTVERFLLALGVDPDTARRDAEGIEHHVSEQTLALFEAFVRKAEGGEAG; encoded by the coding sequence GTGGTTACACCGGACGAATCGACATCGCCCAAAGGCACCCCCTTGATCGAGGCCGAGCGCCAGGTCGAGAGCTTCCGGCAGGTCCGTGAAGCCCACCGCATGGAGCTGGTGGAGGACTACGTCGAGCTGATTTCGGACCTGCTGGCCGATGGCGGCGAGGCCCGCCAGGTCGACATCGCCACCCGCCTGGGCGTGGCCCAGCCGACCGTGGCCAAGATGCTGCGCCGGCTGGCCCGTGACGGCTGGGTGGTGCAGCGCCCCTACCGTGGCGTGTTCCTGACCCCCGAAGGCGAGGCCCTGGCCCATGCCAGCCGCCAGCGCCACCAGACGGTGGAGCGCTTCCTGCTGGCCCTGGGCGTGGACCCGGACACCGCACGGCGTGACGCCGAGGGCATCGAGCATCACGTGAGCGAACAGACCCTGGCGTTGTTCGAGGCGTTCGTGCGCAAGGCCGAGGGCGGCGAGGCCGGTTGA
- a CDS encoding Nramp family divalent metal transporter: MSTLAPPDPSAPTPASLGALNASVAVPDKGHWWFRLLAFLGPGYMVSVGYMDPGNWATDLAGGSRFGYLLLSVILVSNLMAVILQALSARLGIATGLDLAQACRARYPRPVNLALWALCEAAIIACDLAEVIGTAIALKLLFDLPLLWGAVITALDTLLVLLLMNRGFRALEAFVIALLVIIFGCFVVQIALAAPPVMEVLGGFIPRAQVVTDPHALYIAIGIIGATVMPHNLYLHSSIVQTRAYPRTDAGRRSALRWAVTDSTIALTLALFINASILILAAAVFHANGRFDVEDIEQAHQLLAPMLGVGAAATLFAIALLASGLNSTVTATLAGQIVMEGFLQLRLPPWLRRLITRALAIIPVVVVIVLFGDQGAVKLLVLSQVVLSMQLPFAIIPLVRIVTDKVTMGALVAPRWLGRAAWVIALVIVALNVKLLVDTFTGG; this comes from the coding sequence ATGAGCACCCTGGCGCCCCCTGACCCTTCCGCCCCCACGCCCGCCAGCCTGGGGGCGCTGAACGCCTCGGTGGCCGTTCCCGACAAGGGGCACTGGTGGTTCCGCCTGCTGGCCTTCCTCGGCCCGGGCTACATGGTGTCGGTGGGCTACATGGACCCGGGCAACTGGGCTACCGACCTGGCCGGTGGTTCACGGTTCGGCTACCTGCTGCTGTCGGTCATCCTGGTGTCCAACCTGATGGCCGTGATCCTGCAGGCGCTGTCAGCACGGCTGGGTATCGCCACCGGCCTGGACCTGGCCCAGGCCTGCCGCGCGCGCTACCCCCGGCCGGTGAACCTGGCGCTGTGGGCGCTGTGCGAAGCGGCGATCATCGCCTGCGACCTGGCCGAGGTGATCGGCACCGCCATCGCACTGAAGCTGCTGTTCGACCTGCCCCTGCTGTGGGGCGCGGTCATCACCGCACTGGACACGCTGCTGGTGCTGCTGCTGATGAACCGTGGCTTCCGTGCGCTGGAAGCCTTCGTGATCGCGCTGCTGGTCATCATCTTCGGCTGCTTCGTGGTGCAGATCGCACTGGCCGCGCCACCGGTGATGGAAGTGCTGGGCGGTTTCATCCCGCGCGCCCAGGTGGTGACCGATCCGCATGCGCTGTACATCGCCATCGGCATCATCGGTGCCACCGTGATGCCGCACAACCTGTACCTGCACTCGTCCATCGTGCAGACCCGCGCCTACCCGCGCACCGATGCAGGCCGCCGCAGTGCCCTGCGCTGGGCGGTGACCGACAGCACCATCGCCCTGACCCTGGCGCTGTTCATCAACGCCAGCATCCTGATCCTGGCGGCGGCGGTGTTCCATGCCAACGGCCGCTTCGACGTGGAAGACATCGAGCAGGCCCACCAGCTGCTGGCACCGATGCTGGGCGTGGGCGCGGCGGCAACGCTGTTCGCCATCGCACTGCTGGCCTCGGGCCTGAACTCCACGGTCACGGCCACCCTGGCCGGGCAGATCGTGATGGAAGGTTTCCTGCAGTTGCGGCTGCCGCCCTGGCTGCGCCGGCTGATCACCCGTGCCCTGGCCATCATCCCGGTGGTCGTGGTGATCGTGCTGTTCGGCGACCAGGGCGCGGTGAAGCTGCTGGTGCTGAGCCAGGTGGTGCTGTCGATGCAGCTGCCGTTCGCGATCATTCCGCTGGTACGCATCGTCACCGACAAGGTCACGATGGGCGCGCTGGTGGCACCGCGCTGGCTGGGCCGTGCCGCCTGGGTGATCGCGCTGGTGATCGTGGCGCTGAATGTGAAGCTGCTGGTGGATACCTTCACCGGCGGTTGA
- a CDS encoding thioredoxin family protein, whose amino-acid sequence MQIIDATTPEQYRQLLAEHPRVLVDFHKDQCPGCRMLEMSLQRVGARGIGQGMTLLRVQLEVVGEAFFRDLGLRQTPTLALFRDGDERTRLAGFQSPAQIEAAITQFLA is encoded by the coding sequence ATGCAGATCATCGACGCCACCACGCCTGAGCAGTACCGGCAACTGCTGGCCGAGCACCCGCGGGTGCTGGTGGATTTCCACAAGGACCAGTGTCCGGGCTGCCGGATGCTGGAGATGTCGTTGCAGCGCGTCGGCGCCCGCGGCATCGGGCAGGGCATGACCCTGTTGCGGGTGCAGCTGGAAGTGGTGGGCGAAGCTTTCTTCCGTGACCTGGGCCTGCGCCAGACCCCGACCCTGGCGTTGTTCCGTGACGGCGACGAGCGCACACGGTTGGCCGGGTTCCAGTCCCCGGCGCAGATCGAAGCGGCGATCACGCAGTTCCTCGCCTGA
- a CDS encoding flavodoxin: MQILIVVASLSGNTRELARQVAARCRAAGHIVHWQEADDLRQPPPLPLDQADLVLLGSWTDNAGRTPSEMKAWVATATAHGQQPGQVAVFGTGETQWGAEYYCGAVHRLRRFFHSDYPPLEIEQMPHGPRHAEAIIAWTDAVLAHYRSTTHADHRRHHA, from the coding sequence TTGCAGATCCTGATCGTGGTTGCCTCGCTCAGTGGCAACACCCGCGAGCTGGCGCGGCAGGTGGCGGCACGCTGTCGCGCGGCCGGGCACATTGTGCACTGGCAGGAAGCGGATGACCTGCGCCAGCCGCCGCCGCTGCCGCTCGATCAGGCCGACCTGGTGCTGCTGGGCAGCTGGACCGACAACGCCGGGCGCACGCCCTCGGAGATGAAGGCCTGGGTAGCCACGGCGACCGCGCACGGGCAGCAGCCAGGGCAGGTGGCGGTGTTCGGCACCGGGGAAACCCAGTGGGGGGCCGAGTACTACTGTGGTGCCGTGCATCGGCTGCGGCGCTTCTTCCACAGCGACTACCCCCCGCTGGAAATCGAACAGATGCCGCATGGCCCGCGCCATGCCGAGGCCATCATCGCCTGGACCGATGCGGTCCTGGCCCATTACCGGAGCACGACCCATGCAGATCATCGACGCCACCACGCCTGA
- a CDS encoding ribonucleotide-diphosphate reductase subunit beta: protein MATPLDRIKILEPRHPNRSTGIINGRTSGILNWNDIPYPSFYRAYKELSTNFWIPDEVDMKADARQYGELDAREKNAYDSIIGLLATLDSPQTRFIYNVAEYITDPAAHANAAIIGQQEVIHNESYSYVLASITDLPNQNRIFEIARTHPTILKRNAPIMASYDDFLREKTAETLLKSLIQSSILEGINFYSGFAYFYNLVRQNRMTGTGKIISFINRDELAHTKFISEVIRAIVGENPELQTHELTDYVHGAFQHAIELETQWSSEVLDGIDGIDVDEMVRYVKYRANKMAGMLGIERLYSDTTDNVMPWIKAYADNFTETKTDFFEMRNASYKKTNVDNGFDDL from the coding sequence ATGGCAACGCCGCTGGACCGCATCAAGATCCTGGAACCCCGCCACCCCAACCGCAGTACCGGCATCATCAACGGTCGCACCAGCGGCATCCTGAACTGGAACGACATCCCTTACCCCTCGTTCTATCGCGCCTACAAGGAGCTGTCGACCAACTTCTGGATTCCCGACGAAGTGGACATGAAGGCCGACGCGCGCCAGTACGGCGAGCTGGATGCACGGGAAAAGAACGCCTACGATTCGATCATCGGGCTGCTGGCCACGCTGGATTCACCGCAGACCCGCTTCATCTACAACGTGGCCGAGTACATCACCGACCCGGCCGCGCACGCCAACGCGGCGATCATCGGCCAGCAGGAGGTGATCCACAACGAGAGCTACAGCTACGTGCTGGCCTCGATCACCGACCTGCCCAACCAGAACCGCATCTTCGAAATCGCCCGCACGCACCCGACCATCCTCAAGCGCAATGCGCCGATCATGGCGTCCTATGATGATTTCCTGCGCGAGAAGACCGCCGAGACGCTGCTGAAATCGCTCATCCAGTCCTCGATCCTGGAAGGCATCAACTTCTATTCGGGCTTCGCCTACTTCTACAACCTGGTGCGGCAGAACCGCATGACCGGAACCGGCAAGATCATCAGTTTCATCAACCGCGACGAGCTGGCCCACACCAAGTTCATCAGCGAAGTGATCCGCGCCATCGTCGGCGAAAACCCGGAACTGCAGACCCACGAGCTGACCGACTACGTGCACGGCGCGTTCCAGCATGCGATCGAGCTGGAGACCCAGTGGTCATCCGAGGTGCTGGACGGCATCGATGGCATCGACGTGGACGAGATGGTGCGCTACGTGAAGTACCGCGCCAACAAGATGGCCGGCATGCTCGGCATCGAGCGCCTGTACAGCGACACCACCGACAACGTGATGCCGTGGATCAAGGCCTATGCGGACAACTTCACCGAGACCAAGACCGACTTCTTCGAGATGCGCAATGCCAGCTACAAGAAGACCAATGTCGACAACGGTTTCGACGATCTGTGA